The following proteins are co-located in the Micromonospora coriariae genome:
- the yaaA gene encoding peroxide stress protein YaaA — MLILLPPSEGKADAGTGRRWSPDRVALPELNPARERVLDALVALSAGPDEAAALAALGLSEGQRGELRRNARLRVAATAPAAQVYTGVLYEALDLASLPAAAQRTARRSILISSGLWGAVRLADRIPPYRCPIGARLPGVGALSAYWRPVLSPVLSAAAGSGPVLDLRSGAYAATWTPRGELAERTVTVRVLHEREVDGVPVRSVVSHFNKATKGRLVRDLLVAGVRPRTVAELIGALRELKHTVVEQAAAPGRARQVDLVVTDL; from the coding sequence ATGCTCATCCTGCTGCCGCCCTCGGAGGGGAAGGCCGACGCCGGTACCGGTCGACGTTGGTCCCCGGACCGGGTCGCGTTGCCGGAGCTGAACCCCGCCCGGGAGCGGGTGCTCGACGCGCTCGTGGCGTTGAGCGCCGGGCCGGACGAGGCGGCGGCGCTTGCCGCGCTCGGGCTCAGCGAGGGCCAGCGCGGCGAGCTGCGCCGCAATGCCCGGCTGCGGGTGGCGGCCACCGCGCCGGCCGCGCAGGTCTACACCGGGGTGCTCTACGAGGCGCTGGACCTGGCCTCGTTGCCGGCGGCGGCGCAGCGGACGGCCCGCCGGTCGATCCTGATCAGCTCCGGTCTGTGGGGTGCGGTGCGGCTCGCCGACCGGATCCCGCCGTACCGCTGCCCGATCGGCGCCCGCCTGCCCGGTGTGGGGGCGCTGTCGGCGTACTGGCGGCCGGTGCTGTCGCCTGTGCTGTCGGCCGCGGCGGGCTCCGGGCCGGTGCTCGACCTGCGCTCCGGGGCGTACGCGGCCACCTGGACGCCGCGCGGGGAGCTGGCCGAGCGGACGGTGACCGTGCGGGTGCTGCACGAGCGGGAGGTCGACGGCGTGCCGGTCCGCTCGGTGGTGAGCCACTTCAACAAGGCGACCAAGGGGCGGTTGGTCCGTGACCTGCTGGTCGCCGGGGTCCGGCCGCGTACCGTCGCGGAGCTGATCGGCGCGCTGCGCGAGCTGAAGCACACCGTCGTGGAGCAGGCGGCC